The following are encoded together in the Callithrix jacchus isolate 240 chromosome 19, calJac240_pri, whole genome shotgun sequence genome:
- the PM20D1 gene encoding LOW QUALITY PROTEIN: N-fatty-acyl-amino acid synthase/hydrolase PM20D1 (The sequence of the model RefSeq protein was modified relative to this genomic sequence to represent the inferred CDS: inserted 2 bases in 2 codons), with protein sequence MAQRCVCVLALAAVLLLLFATDCRSMGLRNQEHQRASRIPSQFSKEERVAMKETLKGAIQIPTVSFGPEESNTTAPAEFGEYICKVFPTVLSTSFIQHEVMGEYSHLFTVQGSAPSLQPCLLLAHFDVVPAPAEGWEVPPYSGLEHDGFIDGWGTLDDKNSVMAFLQALELLLIRNYIPQRSFFISPDHDEEVGAQKIALLQSRGVQLAFIVDEGSFTFDGFIPDLENPFAMIANSEKGSMNLVLQXNMTPGHSSAPPKETSIGILAAAVSQLEQTPLPNMFGSWTLTATLEQLAHELPFPANIILSNLWLVSRYLERNYITNAMVGTTTALAMFNTGVKVNVIPXPQATINFRLHPAQTVQGVPELTKKTVANDRVQFHVLSTFDPLPISPYDDKALGYQLLRQTIQSVFPEVNTITPGTCIGNTDSRHFTNLTTGIYRFSAIHLQPEGFRSIHGINEKISVQAYENQVKFFFELIQNADTDKEPVSHQHKL encoded by the exons ATGGCTCAGCGGTGTGTTTGCGTGCTGGCCCTGGCGGCTGTGCTGCTCCTACTTTTCGCCACCGACTGCAGATCGATGGGCCTGAGGAACCAGGAGCATCAGAGGGCGTCGCGAATCCCTTCTCAGTTCAGCAAAGAGGAGCGCGTCGCGATGAAAGAGACACTGAAAG GTGCCATCCAGATTCCAACAGTGTCTTTTGGCCCTGAGGAGTCCAATACTACGGCCCCGGCTGAGTTTGGAGAATACATTTGTAAAG TCTTTCCTACAGTGCTCAGCACCAGCTTTATCCAGCATGAAGTCATGGGAGAGTATAGCCACCTGTTCACTGTCCAAGGCTCAGCCCCCAGCTTACAGCCCTGCCTGCTGCTGGCTCACTTTGATGTGGTTCCCGCCCCTGCAGAAGGCTGGGAGGTGCCCCCGTACTCTGGGTTGGAGCATGATGGCTTCATTGACGGTTGGGGCACACTGGATGACAAGAACTCTGTGATG GCATTCCTGCAGGCCTTGGAGCTCCTGCTGATCAGGAATTACATCCCTCAAAGATCTTTCTTCATTTCCCCAGACCATGATGAGGAG GTTGGGGCTCAGAAGATAGCCCTGCTACAGTCAAGGGGCGTCCAGCTAGCCTTCATTGTGGATGAGGGGAGCTTCacctttgatggtttcattcccGACCTCGAGAATCCCTTCGCCAT GATTGCAAACTCAGAGAAGGGTTCCATGAATCtcgtgctgc taaacatgactCCAGGCCACTCTTCAGCTCCTCCAAAGGAGACGAGCATTGGCATCCTCGCAGCTGCTGTCAGCCA ACTGGAGCAGACACCACTGCCTAACATGTTTGGAAGCTGGACATTGACCGCGACATTGGAGCAACTGGCACATGAG CTTCCCTTCCCAGCCAATATAATCCTGAGCAACCTGTGGCTTGTAAGCAG GTATTTGGAGAGAAATTACATAACCAATGCAATGGTCGGGACTACCACGGCACTCGCCATGTTCAATACAGGGGTCAAG GTGAATGTCATCC CACCACAGGCCACAATCAACTTCCGGCTTCACCCTGCACAGACAGTCCAAGGG GTCCCAGAACTCACCAAGAAGACTGTGGCTAATGACAGAGTCCAGTTCCATGTGTTGAGTACCTTTGACCCCCTCCCCATCAGCCCTTATGATGACAAGGCCTTGGGCTACCAGCTGCTCCGCCAGACCATACAGTCTGTCTTCCCGGAAGTCAATACTATCACCCCAG GTACCTGTATCGGCAACACAGACAGCCGACACTTTACAAACCTCACCACTGGCATCTACAGGTTCAGTGCCATCCACCTACAGCCtgaaggcttcagaag CATCCATGGAATCAACGAGAAAATCTCAGTCCAAGCctatgagaaccaagtgaaattCTTCTTTGAGTTGATCCAGAATGCTGACACAGATAAGGAGCCAGTTTCTCACCAGCACAAACTGTGA